The DNA sequence TCTCCCTACAATACGGCCCGGTAATGCTCCTCAAATTCGGCTCCTTTCCGGTCGTCGTTGGCTCCTCAGTCGATGCAGCCAAGATCTTCCTCAAAACAATGGACCTCACCTTCGCCTCGCGCCCCAAAACCTCCGCCGGAAAATACCTCACCTACAACTACTCCGACATCACGTGGTCCGACTACGGCCCGCACTGGCGGCAGGCCCGAAAAATGTGCTTGATGGAGCTCTTCAGCGCGCGGCGGATCGACTCATACGAGTACATTCGGGCCGAAGAAACGGGCTCTCTCGTGAAGGAGATTTTCGGGCTTTCGGGCCGGGCTTTTTTGGTTAAGGATAGCTTGTCGACTCTGAGCTTGAACGTGATCAGCAGGATGGTTTTGGGGCGGCGCTATATGGACGGCAGGGAGAGCGCCGCCGTCTCGCCGGAGGAGTTCAAGAAGATGTTGGATGAGCTTTTCTTTCTTGGTGGGGTGTTTAATATTGGTGATATGATTCCGTATATCAATTTCTTGGATTTGCAAGGGTATGTGAAGAGGATGAAGGTGTTGAGCGAGAAATTCGACCGGTTTTTGGAGCGCGTGCTCAACGAGCACGAGGTGAGGAGGCAGGATGCGACGGATCACCCGAGCCGGGATATGGTCGACGTGCTTCTCGAGTTCGCTGAGGATCCGACGTTGGAGGTGAAGCTTGAGAGACACATGGTCAAAGCGTTTACTCAGGTATATATGATCATTGTCGTAGTAATTTATGAAATTCCATCTTAAAATCAATTGATGATAATTGTAGTAGTTCATTAAATAGGTGTCActtttgttattgttatgagTTGTGTGGTGCaacattttgttttgtttttttttttattttttatttaggatATGTTGGCCGGTGGGACTGAGAGTTCAGCTGTGACTGTGGAATGGGCAATGTCGGAATTGCTAAAAAAACATGAGTTTTTTAAGAAGGCGACTGAGGAGCTCGATCGAGTCATAGGTCAAAATAGGTGGGTGACGGAGAAAGATATACCTAGCCTCCCTTATGTGGAGGCCATTGTCAAGGAAATCATGAGACTGCACCCGGTGGCACCAATGTTGGTGCCCCGTCTAGCAAGGGAAGACTGTAaggtatattatttatttattattgtgttTCATAAAATTGGCATTTAACTATAGTTAATGGTTGGTGTTGGTTAGtaattatagaaaattcaatgaatttgttattaaaatatcatatatgCAGGTGGGTGAGTATGATATCAAGAAGGGGACCCAAGTGTTTGTTAATACATGGACAATCCATAGAGATCCATCCATATGGGAAAATCCCAATGAATTTTATCCGGATAGATTTCTTCGAAAGAATATTGATGTTAAGGGACAAGATTTCGAGCTTTTGCCATTTGGATCGGGCCGAAGAATGTGCCCGGGCTATGCACTAGGCCTAAAGGTGATCCAATCAAGCTTGGCGAATCTATTGCATGGGTTCAATTGGAGTTTGCCGGGTGACATGAAGCCCGAAGAGTTGAACATGGAGGAGACTTTCGGACTTTCTACGCCAAAAAAATTCCCACTTATTACTATTGCTCAGCCTAGACTTCCACTTCACCTCTATAATTCCATGTAAATATTTGCTTCGCATTTCAGACTTATTGCAATGCATGGTGCTATAAGTTATgtgttataataaaatgttgcACTTAATTTTAATGATCCGTTTCAGGCAATTTTCCAACAACTTTCGATGACCAAAATTAGACACTATCCGAGGCAGTTTTCCGGCCCCACAGGCGCCCCGAGATGTGTGTTGACATGGTCGGCGAAAAATTGTCTTTCCATCGAGCCCATCTGGAGCTCGTTGACCATGTCGATCTATATCTTTGGGGGCCCGGGTGCCAGGCAATGAGCTCTTATATTGTGAATACGGGCTGGGTCCATTATGCTGAAAGGCCCAAATTCAGGCCCATCATCCAGATCCATTTGACAATATTTTGAAATCTTTTTGCTGCTTCATGCCAAAATTAAGAGCATGTAGTGTAGGGTCATCTTATCGACAAATCTTATCTTTGGGGTAATAAAGTGGAAAGGCATAAAAAAgcatttcacaaataattgATCTCAATAATGCTGCACCTTTGGAAAGTTGTAAATCTCAATTGTGAAATCAGAATGGTTTATTTCATCTTtgagtattaattaaactGTGTAACAGATTCGTTGTATTTCTTTCATTGAAAGAGTTAAGCATGGCGGCTTACGGAGCTCTAGTTTCTCTTATGCATATCTTAGATACCCTTCACAAACATCCTTCTCCTCCCATTTCTATCGACACAA is a window from the Salvia hispanica cultivar TCC Black 2014 unplaced genomic scaffold, UniMelb_Shisp_WGS_1.0 HiC_scaffold_931, whole genome shotgun sequence genome containing:
- the LOC125200363 gene encoding trimethyltridecatetraene synthase-like, giving the protein MENQIIAISLLLILTLLTLHILKKLFPQKKLNPPPGPKPWPVIGNLNLIGPLPHRSIHQLSLQYGPVMLLKFGSFPVVVGSSVDAAKIFLKTMDLTFASRPKTSAGKYLTYNYSDITWSDYGPHWRQARKMCLMELFSARRIDSYEYIRAEETGSLVKEIFGLSGRAFLVKDSLSTLSLNVISRMVLGRRYMDGRESAAVSPEEFKKMLDELFFLGGVFNIGDMIPYINFLDLQGYVKRMKVLSEKFDRFLERVLNEHEVRRQDATDHPSRDMVDVLLEFAEDPTLEVKLERHMVKAFTQDMLAGGTESSAVTVEWAMSELLKKHEFFKKATEELDRVIGQNRWVTEKDIPSLPYVEAIVKEIMRLHPVAPMLVPRLAREDCKVGEYDIKKGTQVFVNTWTIHRDPSIWENPNEFYPDRFLRKNIDVKGQDFELLPFGSGRRMCPGYALGLKVIQSSLANLLHGFNWSLPGDMKPEELNMEETFGLSTPKKFPLITIAQPRLPLHLYNSM